A window of Macrotis lagotis isolate mMagLag1 chromosome X, bilby.v1.9.chrom.fasta, whole genome shotgun sequence contains these coding sequences:
- the PGLS gene encoding 6-phosphogluconolactonase produces MPGSGPPLISVFSSPQELGVSLAQLVVQRAAQSRAGAGGAGAGARFSLGLSGGSLVQLLAQELPAAAAPAGPSAPAHWTLGFCDERLVPFDHADSTFGLYRTHLLSNLPVPENQVITINPALPVEEAASDYAEKLREAFQGDTIPVFDLLILGVGPDGHTCSLFPDHPLLQEKEKIVAPISDSPKPPPERVTLTLPVLNAARMVVFVATGESKAAVLKRILEGEEKNPLPAALVQPHTGRLCWYLDEAAAKELTIPFEKHSIL; encoded by the exons ATGCCGGGCTCGGGGCCCCCCCTCATCTCCGTGTTCTCCAGCCCGCAGGAGCTGGGCGTGTCGCTGGCGCAACTGGTGGTGCAGAGGGCGGCGCAGAGCCgcgccggggccgggggcgccggGGCGGGGGCCCGCTTCTCCCTCGGGCTCTCGGGCGGGAGCCTGGTCCAGCTCCTGGCCCAGGAGCTGCCCGCGGCCGCCGCCCCCGCCGGGCCCTCCGCCCCCGCGCACTGGACGCTGGGATTCTGCGACGAGCGCCTCGTGCCCTTCGACCACGCGGACAGCACGTTCGGCCTGTACCGG ACTCATCTTCTTTCAAACCTGCCTGTCCCAGAGAACCAGGTAATCACCATTAACCCTGCACTTCCAGTGGAAGAGGCTGCCTCAGATTATGCCGAGAAACTTCGGGAA GCCTTTCAAGGTGACACAATCCCAGTTTTTGATCTTCTGATTTTGGGTGTTGGACCTGATGGGCACACGTGTTCACTTTTCCCTGACCACCCACTCCTCCAG gagaaagaaaaaattgtagcCCCCATCAGTGATTCCCCAAAGCCACCCCCTGAGAGGGTGACCCTCACTCTGCCTGTACTGAATGCAGCACGAATGGTGGTGTTTGTGGCTACTGGAGAAAGCAAAGCAGCTGTTTTGAAG CGCATCCTGGAAGGTGAGGAAAAGAATCCGCTTCCTGCTGCACTTGTGCAGCCCCACACGGGGCGATTGTGCTGGTACCTGGATGAAGCTGCGGCGAAAGAGCTGACCATTCCATTTGAGAAGCATTCCATTTTATAG